In Drosophila simulans strain w501 chromosome 3R, Prin_Dsim_3.1, whole genome shotgun sequence, a single window of DNA contains:
- the LOC6728381 gene encoding uncharacterized protein LOC6728381 gives MDFYYSPRSSGSRTIIMVAKALGLELNKKQLRITEGEHLKPEFLKLNPQHTIPTLVDNGFAIWESRAIAVYLVEKYGKDDSLFPNDPQKRALINQRLYFDMGTLHDSFMKYYYPFIRTGQLGNVENYKKIEAAFEFLDIFLEGQDYVAGSQLTVADIAILSSVSTFEVVEFDISKYPNVARWYANAKKITPGWDENWKGLLQMKTMEAIHYTNQFWSCPPSNNTQITEMDFYYSPRGSGCRTVIMVAKALGLELNKKLVNTLESEQLKPEFVKLNPQHTIPTLVDNGFSIWESRAIAVYLIEQYAKDDTLFPKDPKKQALVNQRLYFDMGTLYDSFAKYYYPLFRTGKSGSDEDFKKIESSFEYLNIFLEGQNYVAGDHLTVADIAILSSVSTFDIFDFDLTKYPNVARWYANAKKVTPGWEENWNGLLELKAVFEARLAAAKQ, from the exons ATGGATTTCTACTACTCCCCTCGAAGCAGTGGATCCCGCACCATTATCATGGTTGCCAAGGCTCTTGGACTCGAACTGAACAAAAAGCAGCTGCGTATCACGGAAGGGGAACACCTCAAGCCCGAATTCCTTAAGCTCAATCCCCAGCACACCATTCCCACGCTGGTGGACAATGGATTCGCCATCTGGGAGTCGCGTGCCATCGCCGTCTATCTGGTGGAGAAGTACGGCAAGGACGACTCCCTTTTTCCCAATGATCCGCAGAAACGCGCATTGATCAATCAGCGATTGTACTTCGATATGGGCACCCTGCATGACTCCTTCATGAAGTACTATTACCCCTTCATCCGTACTGGTCAGCTTGGAAATGTCGAGAATTATAAGAAGATCGAAGCTGCCTTTGAATTCCTAGACATTTTCCTGGAGGGCCAGGACTACGTAGCTGGTAGCCAGCTAACTGTGGCCGACATCGCCATCCTCTCCAGCGTTTCCACTTTCGAAGTGGTTGAGTTTGACATCAGCAAGTATCCAAATGTGGCACGTTGGTACGCCAATGCCAAAAAGATCACTCCAGGATGGGATGAAAACTGGAAGGGTCTGctacaaatgaaaacaat GGAGGCCATCCATTATACCAATCAGTTCTGGTCTTGCCCTCCATCGAACAACACTCAAATAACCGAAATGGATTTCTATTACTCGCCCCGTGGAAGTGGATGTCGCACCGTGATCATGGTGGCCAAGGCTCTCGGCCTGGAGCTGAACAAAAAGCTAGTGAACACCTTGGAAAGTGAACAGTTGAAGCCCGAGTTCGTGAAGCTCAATCCCCAGCACACCATTCCCACGCTGGTGGACAACGGGTTCTCCATCTGGGAGTCCCGTGCCATCGCCGTTTATCTGATCGAGCAGTACGCCAAGGACGACACTCTCTTCCCCAAGGATCCCAAGAAGCAGGCTCTAGTCAACCAACGCCTGTACTTCGACATGGGAACTCTGTATGACAGCTTCGCCAAATACTACTATCCCCTTTTCCGCACTGGAAAGTCCGGATCGGATGAGGACTTTAAGAAGATCGAGAGCTCCTTCGAGTATCTGAATATCTTCCTGGAGGGCCAGAACTACGTGGCCGGTGACCACCTCACCGTGGCCGATATTGCCATCCTCTCCAGCGTTTCAACTTTCGATATCTTTGATTTCGACCTCACCAAGTACCCGAATGTGGCCAGGTGGTATGCCAATGCCAAGAAGGTGACTCCCGGATGGGAAGAGAACTGGAATGGTCTCTTGGAACTGAAGGCAGTATTTGAAGCTCGTCTGGCGGCGGcgaagcaataa